The proteins below are encoded in one region of Pleuronectes platessa chromosome 12, fPlePla1.1, whole genome shotgun sequence:
- the soul2 gene encoding heme-binding protein soul2 has protein sequence MERPLSVLVALVLMSFCEGWDAPGFCHGQTCPEYRLVQKTQDFEERLYVATSWITTTIKTNNGLGVMAANSKLKNYCKKHNHAGQDVPIRVDTWPALLTINQEGSLSWFIPPGTMPDITDESIRLETRPEATVYVRVFGGTPDLKSGNDAAKELRDALTKAGKTYDLLTFSGAAYDLYFSVDHHNEVWIYAV, from the exons ATGGAGCGACCACTGTCTGTGCTTGTAGCTCTTGTCCTGATGTCATTCTGCGAAGGCTGGGACGCTCCAGGATTTTGTCATGGCCAAACATGTCCTGAGTACCGATTAGTTCAAAAAACCCAG GATTTCGAGGAGCGTCTATATGTTGCCACAAGCTGGATTACCACCACAATCAAGACGAACAACGGATTAGGTGTAATGGCTGCAAACTCTAAGCTGAAAAATTACTGCAAGAAACACAACCATGCAGGCCAAG ATGTTCCGATCCGTGTAGACACCTGGCCTGCACTGCTCACCATTAATCAGGAGGGTTCCCTGTCCTGGTTTATTCCTCCTGGTACCATGCCTGACATCACTGATGAATCCATCAGACTGGAAACAAGACCCGAGGCCACTGTCTACGTCAG GGTGTTTGGTGGAACTCCAGACCTTAAGAGCGGTAATGATGCTGCAAAGGAGCTGCGTGATGCCTTGACCAAAGCTGGGAAAACATATGATCTCCTTACTTTCTCTGGGGCTGCCTATGATCTATACTTCTCTGTTGATCACCACAATGAGGTCTGGATCTATGCTGTATGA